In the Terriglobales bacterium genome, one interval contains:
- a CDS encoding c-type cytochrome produces MRGIASFLLLAALGAPAQECARGPEIALPTVCGTPLPNPRLACVVPKDAAGPVANLNAQHRAFDLFSWQTFLALNWPAGMRRGEPAATKGIGDPGARVWETWKDPGEVYLASGRKPPPWDDGAGARRLVKRLFSAQKVDDRLADAVEPTGADGTLPVTLTDRKGRVVQFEIRMNRIAFEYVVAQRLYDARVQERSDRIEFPDGAMLLKAAWRELEPGEESRYLARRVEVCERRGGGCALRTVGLVGFHLMVKTAAAPQWVWATFEHVDNVAGADPSFFDPACKDCGALENRQTPAGIPNQVTRAVPIPAKDPVCSQPGFVDNVAALNQTMRAALARANSVLANYEMVDTQWPFLKGTPATVFHATPAVLANTTMETFIQKTSSCMGCHAMARTLRGDRFVSADFTFTLNDALPRPPAPAPFTPLKEGAAIHQRARAVADRTYEMVGAPHVVAKLHCSSCHLRAGTDAKAGWWVGSADRFPGRSKLFHRINQCFRNSMNGEALCGSDAECALHPDMMALVTYIEDLTAKWKQLHGSEPAPAGFPQIAAKTPDAANGRSVFLQKCAFCHGAEGEGRYQSGAYYRPALWGKDSFDADAGMADAGTFAAFIRANMPLGSGGELTEQEAWDIAGFVTGQCRPKKPGCAR; encoded by the coding sequence ATGCGAGGTATCGCGTCGTTTCTGCTGCTGGCGGCCCTCGGCGCGCCCGCGCAGGAGTGCGCGCGCGGTCCGGAGATCGCGCTGCCCACCGTCTGCGGCACGCCGCTGCCGAACCCGCGCCTGGCGTGCGTGGTCCCGAAGGACGCCGCCGGTCCGGTGGCGAACCTCAACGCGCAGCACCGCGCCTTCGACCTTTTTTCCTGGCAGACGTTCCTCGCCCTCAACTGGCCGGCGGGCATGCGGCGTGGCGAGCCGGCCGCGACCAAGGGCATCGGCGACCCCGGAGCGCGCGTCTGGGAAACGTGGAAGGACCCCGGCGAGGTCTACCTGGCGAGCGGTCGGAAGCCGCCGCCCTGGGACGACGGCGCCGGAGCGCGGCGGCTGGTGAAGCGCCTGTTCAGCGCGCAGAAGGTGGACGACCGGTTGGCGGACGCGGTGGAGCCGACCGGCGCCGACGGCACGCTGCCGGTGACGCTGACCGACCGCAAGGGCCGCGTGGTGCAGTTCGAGATCCGGATGAACCGCATCGCGTTCGAATACGTGGTGGCGCAGCGGCTGTACGACGCGCGCGTGCAGGAGCGCAGCGACCGGATCGAGTTTCCCGACGGCGCGATGCTGCTCAAGGCGGCGTGGCGCGAGCTGGAGCCGGGGGAGGAGAGCCGCTACCTCGCGCGGCGCGTCGAGGTCTGCGAGCGGCGAGGCGGCGGATGCGCGCTGCGCACGGTCGGGCTGGTGGGCTTCCACCTGATGGTGAAGACGGCGGCGGCGCCGCAGTGGGTGTGGGCGACGTTCGAGCACGTGGACAACGTGGCGGGCGCGGACCCCTCGTTCTTCGATCCGGCGTGCAAGGACTGCGGCGCGCTCGAGAATCGGCAGACGCCGGCGGGGATCCCGAACCAGGTGACGCGCGCGGTGCCCATCCCGGCGAAGGACCCGGTGTGCTCGCAGCCGGGCTTCGTGGACAACGTGGCCGCGCTCAACCAGACGATGCGGGCGGCGCTCGCGCGCGCGAACTCCGTCCTCGCCAACTACGAGATGGTCGACACGCAGTGGCCGTTCCTGAAAGGGACGCCCGCCACGGTGTTCCATGCCACGCCGGCGGTGCTGGCGAACACGACGATGGAGACGTTCATCCAGAAGACGTCGTCGTGCATGGGCTGCCACGCGATGGCGCGCACGCTGCGCGGCGACCGGTTCGTGTCGGCGGATTTCACCTTCACGCTGAACGACGCGTTGCCGCGGCCGCCGGCGCCCGCGCCCTTCACGCCGCTGAAGGAGGGCGCCGCCATCCACCAGCGGGCGCGCGCGGTGGCCGACCGCACCTACGAGATGGTGGGGGCGCCCCACGTGGTGGCCAAGCTGCACTGTTCGAGCTGCCACCTGCGCGCGGGCACGGACGCGAAAGCGGGCTGGTGGGTCGGCTCGGCCGACCGCTTTCCCGGGCGCAGCAAGCTCTTCCACCGCATCAACCAGTGTTTCAGGAACAGCATGAACGGCGAAGCGCTGTGCGGCTCCGACGCCGAGTGCGCGCTGCATCCCGACATGATGGCGCTGGTCACGTACATCGAAGACCTGACGGCGAAGTGGAAGCAGCTGCACGGCAGCGAGCCGGCGCCGGCGGGCTTCCCGCAGATCGCGGCGAAGACGCCGGACGCCGCCAACGGCCGCAGCGTCTTCCTGCAGAAGTGCGCCTTCTGCCACGGGGCGGAGGGCGAGGGCCGCTACCAGAGCGGCGCGTACTACCGGCCGGCGCTGTGGGGCAAGGACTCCTTCGACGCCGACGCCGGCATGGCCGACGCGGGCACGTTCGCGGCGTTCATCCGCGCCAACATGCCGCTGGGCTCGGGCGGCGAGCTGACCGAGCAGGAAGCCTGGGACATCGCGGGGTTCGTGACCGGCCAGTGCCGTCCGAAGAAGCCGGGCTGCGCGCGGTAG
- a CDS encoding MlaD family protein, which produces MPSQQQLRWSQLRVGVTVIVSLVVLGILIFLMNSTGGIFTKKLVLKAYFDNASGLREGAPVRLEGVDIGNVTGIRIVTDPNHTLSPVEVTMKVNTRYHTALHKDSKVTMSTAGVLGETFVDINSRGAKGPEVADNDVLASEQKADLQDMVKAGQSTLQNMQALVQRLDRIVADVENGKGSVGKFLKDPALFDRMNQTLAEVQKMVNDISAGKGTAGKLLRNDEMYNKLNASLDKVNKMIDDVNAGKGSAGKFLKDPSLYDNANQTIAKANALMDDVNAGKGALGMIAKDEAFAKRLDNTMARLDNLVTRMDKGEGSVGKLMVDPSLYTNADQMLVETRNLVKAIRENPKKYLTIHFRIF; this is translated from the coding sequence GTGCCTAGCCAGCAACAGTTGCGGTGGTCGCAGTTACGCGTGGGCGTCACGGTCATCGTGTCGCTGGTCGTGCTGGGCATCCTCATCTTCCTGATGAACTCGACCGGCGGCATCTTCACCAAGAAGCTGGTGCTGAAAGCTTACTTCGACAACGCCAGCGGCCTGCGCGAGGGCGCTCCGGTGCGCCTGGAGGGCGTGGACATCGGGAACGTGACCGGCATCCGCATCGTGACCGACCCGAACCACACGCTCTCGCCGGTGGAAGTGACGATGAAAGTGAACACGCGCTACCACACCGCGCTGCACAAGGACTCCAAGGTGACGATGAGCACGGCGGGCGTGCTGGGCGAGACGTTCGTGGACATCAACTCGCGCGGCGCCAAGGGGCCGGAGGTCGCCGACAACGACGTGCTGGCGTCCGAGCAGAAGGCCGACCTGCAAGACATGGTGAAGGCCGGCCAGTCGACGCTGCAGAACATGCAGGCGCTGGTGCAGCGCCTGGACCGCATCGTGGCCGACGTGGAGAACGGCAAGGGCTCGGTGGGCAAGTTCCTCAAGGACCCGGCGCTGTTCGACCGCATGAACCAGACGCTCGCGGAAGTGCAGAAAATGGTGAACGACATCAGCGCCGGCAAGGGCACGGCGGGCAAACTGCTGCGCAACGACGAGATGTACAACAAGCTGAATGCGTCGCTCGACAAAGTGAACAAGATGATCGACGACGTGAACGCCGGCAAGGGCTCGGCGGGCAAGTTCCTCAAGGACCCGTCGCTCTACGACAACGCGAACCAGACCATCGCCAAGGCCAACGCGCTGATGGACGACGTGAACGCCGGCAAGGGCGCGCTCGGCATGATCGCCAAGGATGAGGCCTTCGCCAAGCGACTCGACAACACCATGGCGCGGCTCGACAACCTGGTCACGCGCATGGACAAGGGCGAAGGCTCGGTGGGCAAGCTGATGGTCGACCCGTCGCTCTACACCAACGCCGACCAGATGCTGGTGGAGACGCGCAACCTGGTCAAGGCCATCCGCGAAAACCCGAAGAAGTACCTGACCATCCACTTCCGGATCTTCTGA